A single Longimicrobiales bacterium DNA region contains:
- a CDS encoding DUF3108 domain-containing protein has translation MNPQGLIGRRVLASMGLSVVVAAAWFVFLPMASHAQTPRDLVVDSLRSAYGLSDASGVTTEADVPADPFAARAPFGPGEHLVYKVKVGIFGVGEGYMAVTGVEDHDGNPSYKVEMTIRGSLGPAKVNDVYQSWFDVSTLQTWRYIRDIDEVGYQSYRHWEFFPDRMRWERQDNDEAGDLGSALPLDEIAFIYFLRTLPLEVGKSYTYNRYFKDDGNPVTVRVLRRDQRETEGVRYNTIVVAPEIRSSGLFAEGGSAEIHLTDDERRIPVYVKSDIPNFPGSLTLHLRSVQEGVPLHPDSRAAAADGQAQRAQAQPEGRR, from the coding sequence GTGAACCCGCAGGGTCTAATCGGCCGCCGCGTGTTGGCGTCGATGGGGCTGTCCGTTGTGGTCGCTGCTGCCTGGTTCGTTTTTCTGCCCATGGCGTCGCATGCTCAGACGCCTCGGGACCTGGTCGTTGATTCGCTCCGTTCGGCCTACGGCCTGAGTGACGCGAGTGGCGTGACAACGGAAGCCGACGTGCCAGCGGATCCTTTTGCGGCGCGCGCGCCATTCGGGCCGGGTGAGCATCTCGTCTACAAAGTGAAGGTCGGAATTTTTGGTGTGGGTGAAGGTTACATGGCTGTGACCGGGGTCGAGGACCACGACGGCAATCCCAGTTATAAGGTCGAGATGACCATTCGGGGAAGCTTGGGTCCGGCGAAGGTGAACGACGTCTACCAGAGCTGGTTCGATGTCTCCACGCTCCAGACCTGGCGGTATATCCGCGACATCGATGAAGTGGGCTACCAGAGCTACCGACACTGGGAGTTCTTCCCTGATCGGATGCGGTGGGAACGCCAGGACAATGACGAAGCGGGTGACCTCGGTTCGGCGCTCCCGCTCGACGAGATCGCGTTCATCTACTTCTTGCGGACGCTCCCGCTCGAAGTCGGCAAGTCGTATACGTACAACCGCTACTTCAAAGACGACGGGAACCCGGTCACCGTACGGGTCCTCCGGAGAGACCAGCGGGAAACGGAAGGTGTTCGCTACAACACGATCGTGGTCGCGCCCGAGATCCGGTCTTCCGGACTCTTCGCAGAAGGTGGCAGTGCGGAGATCCACCTGACGGACGATGAGCGACGGATTCCCGTGTACGTGAAGTCAGACATTCCGAACTTCCCGGGTTCGCTGACGCTGCACCTAAGGTCCGTCCAGGAGGGCGTGCCGCTGCACCCGGATTCCCGTGCTGCCGCCGCAGATGGCCAGGCGCAGCGGGCTCAGGCACAGCCAGAGGGTCGGCGATAA
- a CDS encoding glycosyltransferase family 2 protein: MLYTSLFDATARIVIYVCIPTHNEAETIGVLLWKTRKAIGEFGRDYRIVVHDDASSDDTAEVLHRYRRSVPLTILSSEKRIGYGRSVEKLLRHVRDEASYPKRDCAVVMQGDFSESPDDVVTLVKILEGGVDIVAGDGTGVEDPDPAVRAVRWASKRFLNKVVSGAPIADPLGGLRAYRVIVLKKALRDRTESDPLTRSDGWAANLELLTALVPYARRISEVPFRRRYDLQARPTRFRPLKTFFELAKLPASKWPPVGPEAA; the protein is encoded by the coding sequence ATGCTTTACACTTCACTCTTCGACGCTACGGCCAGAATCGTGATCTACGTCTGCATTCCCACCCACAATGAAGCCGAGACCATCGGCGTCCTCCTATGGAAGACGCGGAAGGCGATCGGCGAATTCGGTCGGGACTACCGGATCGTCGTACATGACGATGCGTCCAGCGATGATACGGCTGAGGTTCTCCACCGGTATCGGCGATCGGTCCCGCTCACGATTCTCAGCTCTGAGAAGCGCATCGGGTACGGTCGTTCAGTCGAAAAGCTTCTCCGCCATGTGCGGGACGAAGCGTCGTATCCGAAGCGTGACTGTGCGGTCGTCATGCAGGGGGACTTCTCGGAGTCGCCGGACGATGTCGTCACCCTCGTGAAGATCCTGGAGGGAGGCGTGGACATCGTTGCGGGTGACGGAACCGGTGTCGAAGACCCGGATCCTGCCGTGCGCGCTGTGCGCTGGGCTTCTAAGCGGTTCCTGAACAAGGTTGTGTCAGGTGCCCCGATTGCCGATCCCCTCGGCGGATTGCGCGCGTATCGTGTCATCGTGCTGAAGAAGGCCCTGAGGGATCGGACCGAATCCGATCCGTTGACCCGTTCTGACGGATGGGCTGCCAACCTCGAGCTCCTCACGGCGCTTGTGCCCTACGCGCGTCGAATCTCAGAGGTGCCGTTTCGGAGGCGCTACGATCTACAGGCGCGCCCGACCCGTTTTCGCCCGTTAAAGACTTTCTTCGAGTTGGCCAAGTTGCCGGCGTCCAAGTGGCCGCCAGTGGGTCCGGAGGCTGCGTGA
- a CDS encoding lysophospholipid acyltransferase family protein produces MSGPPDAVTVPFRHRLEHLAFRLLRAKWAFLPEEMAIRFGAVTGWLAGSVLRIRRRVVDENLRTAFPEESLAWRRRVARQCYMHLGREAAMLFRMHRWSCAEIADRIRFDNLSVVQEAADQEQGIIVLTAHLGNWEMAGAGLAARGFPIDVVGKGMANRRFEQDLFTTRELLGMRVIEMAAAPKGVLRSLGRGRVAALLGDQNAHRDGIFLPFFGCDAATARGPAVFALRTGAPVFVGFAVRDPGWRQTYLLKARRLEYDVTGDLEADTRSLLLAYHEVLEEAICETPEQYFWQHKRWKTRPT; encoded by the coding sequence ATGAGCGGGCCTCCTGACGCGGTGACGGTCCCTTTCCGGCATCGATTGGAGCACCTGGCCTTTCGTTTACTTAGGGCGAAGTGGGCGTTTCTGCCCGAGGAAATGGCCATCCGCTTCGGTGCGGTGACAGGCTGGCTCGCCGGGTCGGTGCTTCGAATCCGGCGACGGGTGGTCGATGAGAATCTGCGAACTGCGTTCCCTGAAGAATCCCTGGCGTGGCGCCGGAGGGTGGCGCGCCAGTGCTACATGCACCTCGGCCGCGAGGCCGCCATGCTGTTTCGGATGCACCGGTGGTCCTGTGCGGAGATCGCGGACCGCATTCGGTTCGACAACCTGTCCGTCGTCCAGGAGGCGGCTGACCAAGAGCAGGGCATTATTGTTCTGACCGCCCACTTGGGGAACTGGGAGATGGCTGGAGCGGGCCTCGCCGCTAGGGGATTCCCCATCGATGTCGTCGGAAAAGGGATGGCGAACCGCCGCTTCGAGCAGGACCTGTTCACAACGCGTGAGTTGCTTGGCATGCGGGTGATCGAGATGGCTGCTGCGCCGAAAGGCGTCTTGCGATCTTTGGGCCGCGGGCGCGTCGCGGCCCTCCTGGGCGATCAGAACGCGCATCGCGATGGGATCTTCCTTCCCTTCTTCGGCTGCGATGCCGCGACGGCACGCGGCCCGGCCGTGTTCGCGCTTCGGACGGGGGCTCCTGTTTTCGTCGGATTCGCGGTTCGGGACCCAGGGTGGCGGCAGACCTATCTCCTCAAGGCTCGGCGGCTGGAGTACGACGTGACTGGGGACCTCGAGGCCGATACACGGAGCTTGTTGCTCGCCTACCACGAGGTTCTGGAGGAGGCGATTTGCGAGACTCCCGAGCAATATTTTTGGCAACACAAGCGCTGGAAGACACGTCCGACTTAG
- a CDS encoding ABC transporter ATP-binding protein translates to MVLYRRILTFLRPQIRTVMLAVGAAALYAVFDSAVYVLLIPFVEALFIGGGASQAGGGSAMQRLLDGSVYRWVDLEGDPLVAIGQIIVLIIGVFFFKNLFAFSRTYLLARAEQGVNRDLRDTVYDHMVQLDLTFFGRTRTGQIVSRLTTEIEQFRMLVTREMSRMVSAVFEFIVALFMMLLISWKLTVAAFIVIPAAMGVWGPLVNVLRRRDRRVLHLGAEVNSHILETLAGIRLVKSSSAEQREQERFHGLTREYFSQFMRAELARALAAPMTEMLAAAGTVILLWYGARLVVGGEISGAHFVGFLGLSLKLYAPVKNVAKFPATAQPGLVAAERVFEFLDAPIEIQDKVDAAPLAAFGEAVEFDSVSFSYRDEAPALRDVSFTAPRGSVIALVGPSGSGKSTIVDLLARFFEVGSGAVRIDGRDVRDLRVADLRGLLGIVSQDTILFHDTVRANIAYGRPDATLEQVEAAARAANAHEFIASMGDGYETVVGERGVELSGGQRQRLAIARALLRDPPILIFDEATSALDTESERLIQDAIERLLKGRTVFVVAHRLSTVRRADQILLLDGGEIVERGDHATLIAQGGRYKRLYDLQFQDVRVAE, encoded by the coding sequence GTGGTGCTCTACCGTCGGATTCTGACATTTCTGCGGCCCCAGATCCGGACAGTCATGCTCGCGGTCGGGGCGGCGGCTCTCTACGCGGTGTTCGACTCGGCCGTATATGTGCTCCTTATTCCGTTCGTCGAGGCGCTCTTCATCGGTGGCGGCGCCTCCCAGGCAGGAGGCGGAAGCGCGATGCAGCGCCTGCTGGACGGAAGCGTCTATCGGTGGGTCGATCTCGAGGGCGACCCGCTCGTAGCGATCGGCCAGATTATCGTTCTGATCATCGGCGTGTTTTTTTTCAAAAATCTTTTCGCATTCAGTCGCACCTACCTGCTTGCTAGAGCGGAGCAGGGGGTGAATCGAGACCTACGGGACACCGTGTACGACCACATGGTGCAACTCGACCTGACTTTTTTTGGCCGCACCCGGACGGGGCAGATTGTGAGTCGCCTCACGACGGAAATCGAGCAGTTCCGAATGCTGGTGACTCGGGAGATGTCTCGGATGGTGTCCGCCGTCTTCGAGTTCATCGTGGCGTTGTTCATGATGCTCCTGATCTCGTGGAAGCTCACGGTGGCAGCATTCATCGTAATCCCCGCTGCGATGGGCGTATGGGGCCCGCTCGTGAACGTGCTGCGCCGTCGAGATCGGCGGGTGCTGCACCTTGGCGCTGAGGTGAATTCACACATCCTCGAGACGTTGGCGGGTATTCGTCTGGTGAAGTCGTCCTCTGCTGAGCAGCGAGAGCAGGAGCGCTTCCACGGTCTCACCCGTGAGTATTTCTCGCAGTTCATGCGGGCCGAGCTTGCCCGCGCGCTTGCCGCACCGATGACCGAAATGCTGGCGGCTGCCGGGACGGTGATTCTGCTCTGGTACGGGGCGCGGTTAGTGGTAGGTGGAGAAATTTCCGGAGCACACTTTGTGGGATTCCTTGGCCTATCTCTGAAGTTGTATGCCCCGGTGAAGAACGTTGCGAAGTTTCCGGCGACCGCTCAGCCGGGACTCGTTGCAGCAGAACGCGTCTTTGAATTTCTCGATGCGCCGATCGAGATCCAGGACAAGGTGGATGCCGCCCCGCTCGCAGCATTCGGTGAGGCGGTCGAGTTCGATTCAGTGAGCTTCTCGTACCGCGACGAGGCTCCGGCCCTGAGGGACGTATCCTTCACTGCGCCGCGAGGGTCCGTCATCGCGCTGGTTGGGCCGAGTGGGTCGGGTAAGAGCACAATAGTCGATCTCCTTGCTCGGTTTTTCGAAGTCGGGTCAGGTGCAGTTCGCATCGATGGCCGGGACGTTCGTGACCTCCGCGTCGCGGACCTGCGCGGTCTGTTGGGGATCGTATCTCAGGACACGATTTTGTTTCACGATACAGTGCGAGCGAACATCGCTTACGGCCGACCGGATGCGACGCTGGAGCAAGTCGAAGCCGCCGCGCGTGCCGCCAACGCACACGAATTCATCGCGTCGATGGGGGATGGGTACGAGACCGTGGTGGGAGAACGAGGGGTCGAGCTCTCGGGAGGGCAACGCCAACGGCTCGCGATTGCCCGGGCGCTGCTACGAGATCCACCGATCCTCATTTTTGACGAGGCGACGAGCGCCCTCGATACCGAGTCGGAACGGCTGATTCAGGATGCAATCGAACGCCTTCTCAAGGGGCGCACCGTATTTGTCGTGGCGCATCGACTCTCGACCGTGAGGCGGGCCGATCAGATCCTGCTTCTCGACGGAGGCGAGATCGTGGAGCGTGGAGATCATGCTACACTGATCGCGCAAGGCGGCCGATACAAGCGGTTGTATGATCTCCAGTTTCAGGACGTGCGAGTCGCGGAATGA
- a CDS encoding response regulator — protein MPQNVRPKKRILWVDDEIDLLKPHLLFLQARGYHVDAVSNGDDALELIREAPYDLVLLDEQMPGRSGFEVLQIMRRADPHQRVVMVTKSEEDHTMTEAIGRRVDDYLVKPTSPRQVLSVVTRILEGSSIRQQRAAQDFASGFGALTQKAQSAATADEFAQVYTELVDWQLRLREAGEQGLLDTVHSMVVDLRREFGAWVILEYPKWVQDSADRPRLSVDLVREFLVPRLGTDPVYFVVLDCMRLDQWRAMAPLLAEYFEIEETYHYSILPTATPYARNAIFSGQYPDEIAQKRPEWWNPSDDEGSLNAFEDELLTEQLKRLTGRDVPVHYDKIFSDRQGAQVRSRVNSALKTPGTVIALVFNFVDLMTHGRSESPILMEVARDEAALRDLTRAWFERSTAFDVLREAARRGHKVILTTDHGSILCQHPSTVFARRDATSNLRYKFGQDLRAEVGATAFTTRDEKDLRLPAGRLGMSYLVARDDYFFVYPTKLREYQARYRNSFLHGGISPEEMIVPVVSLTPRP, from the coding sequence ATGCCCCAGAACGTCCGTCCAAAGAAGCGCATCCTGTGGGTCGATGACGAAATCGACCTTCTGAAGCCGCACCTGCTGTTCCTTCAGGCGCGCGGCTATCACGTGGACGCCGTCTCGAATGGGGACGATGCGCTCGAGCTCATCCGCGAAGCGCCCTACGACCTCGTGCTTCTCGACGAACAGATGCCGGGCCGCAGCGGTTTTGAGGTGCTCCAAATCATGCGCCGCGCGGACCCGCATCAGCGCGTCGTAATGGTCACGAAATCGGAAGAGGATCACACGATGACCGAGGCGATCGGTCGACGCGTGGACGACTATCTCGTGAAGCCCACGTCTCCGCGGCAGGTCCTCTCAGTCGTCACGCGGATTCTCGAAGGTTCCTCCATCCGTCAGCAACGCGCGGCGCAGGATTTCGCGTCCGGCTTCGGCGCACTGACCCAGAAGGCGCAGTCCGCGGCGACCGCAGATGAGTTCGCCCAGGTTTATACCGAACTCGTGGACTGGCAGCTCCGGTTGCGGGAGGCTGGTGAGCAGGGCCTGCTCGATACGGTTCATTCGATGGTCGTCGATCTCCGGAGGGAGTTTGGAGCGTGGGTCATTTTGGAGTATCCGAAATGGGTGCAGGACTCCGCGGACCGACCTCGTCTTTCTGTCGATCTCGTCCGTGAATTTCTCGTGCCACGTCTCGGCACGGACCCTGTCTATTTCGTCGTCCTGGACTGCATGCGCTTGGATCAGTGGCGTGCAATGGCACCGCTCCTCGCGGAGTACTTCGAAATCGAGGAGACCTATCACTATTCCATCCTCCCGACAGCGACTCCGTATGCGCGCAACGCGATCTTCAGCGGACAGTATCCGGATGAGATCGCGCAGAAGCGCCCCGAGTGGTGGAACCCTTCGGACGATGAAGGGAGTCTCAATGCGTTCGAGGATGAGCTTCTTACGGAGCAGCTCAAGCGACTGACTGGCCGCGATGTGCCCGTCCACTACGACAAGATATTTTCTGATCGGCAGGGGGCGCAGGTCCGCAGCCGCGTGAACTCTGCGCTCAAGACACCGGGCACCGTGATCGCCCTGGTCTTCAACTTCGTAGACCTCATGACCCATGGTCGGTCCGAGTCTCCGATTCTCATGGAGGTCGCCCGCGACGAAGCCGCGCTGCGTGACCTGACGAGAGCCTGGTTCGAGCGCTCGACTGCCTTCGACGTGTTGCGTGAGGCCGCCCGGCGAGGACACAAGGTCATTCTCACGACAGACCACGGGTCGATTCTTTGTCAGCACCCGTCGACGGTCTTCGCGCGACGGGACGCGACCAGCAATCTCCGTTACAAGTTCGGACAGGACCTTCGCGCCGAGGTAGGGGCGACAGCATTCACCACGCGTGACGAGAAGGATCTCCGTCTCCCGGCAGGCCGGCTCGGAATGTCCTATCTGGTGGCGCGGGATGACTATTTTTTCGTGTATCCGACGAAGCTCCGCGAATACCAAGCGCGGTACCGCAACTCATTCCTTCACGGCGGCATCAGTCCCGAAGAGATGATTGTACCGGTCGTCAGCCTTACACCGCGGCCGTAG
- a CDS encoding arsenate reductase ArsC: MNEVVEVRLATGHDSVGHGSQLEEIGEIAVRLGVDLVMKETEAHQGVDSGFVGDVEISPDAPAWLLEAAFLRALAPSHILFLCVANSARSQLAEGLARSLAPAGVRISSAGSAPTALRPQAIEALAEIGLDISSHRSIGIDEVELPVEAVITLCAEEVCPVWLEPVSRLHWRLPDPAAAVGSAADDIEAFREVRDELSKRLRVLFKGPLT; this comes from the coding sequence ATGAACGAAGTCGTCGAGGTGCGGCTTGCGACTGGTCACGACAGCGTCGGCCATGGGAGTCAACTTGAGGAGATCGGCGAGATTGCGGTTCGCCTGGGTGTCGATCTCGTCATGAAAGAGACGGAGGCCCATCAAGGGGTCGACAGCGGATTCGTGGGTGACGTTGAGATCTCTCCGGATGCGCCGGCCTGGCTCCTCGAGGCAGCCTTTCTCCGCGCTCTGGCACCCAGCCATATCCTGTTTTTGTGTGTCGCGAACTCGGCGCGCAGCCAGCTCGCCGAGGGGCTCGCTCGGTCACTCGCCCCGGCGGGCGTGCGGATCTCGTCGGCGGGATCCGCGCCGACGGCGCTACGGCCTCAGGCCATCGAGGCACTCGCCGAGATCGGACTCGACATCTCCTCGCATCGCTCGATTGGGATCGATGAGGTCGAGCTCCCCGTGGAAGCCGTGATCACACTTTGCGCAGAGGAAGTCTGCCCGGTATGGCTGGAACCGGTCTCTCGACTGCACTGGAGGCTACCCGACCCCGCAGCGGCGGTCGGGAGTGCAGCCGATGATATCGAGGCGTTCCGCGAGGTGCGCGACGAATTGTCGAAGCGGCTGCGGGTGCTGTTCAAGGGACCCCTCACTTAG
- the cyoE gene encoding heme o synthase produces MDHAAVRTQPKGSRPRAYYELTKPGIVGYVMVTAGASAFVGTNGDLSLATAIHTIFGTGLATAGALSLNQYVERDADAVMHRTRGRPLPTGRLEPMEALAFGSALLMGGLIYLALFLGALPALLTAASALLYHAVYTPLKSRSYMATLAGSVPGALPMLIGWTAGTGTINQGGLALFAIGYLWQLPHVLGLAWMLREDYARVGFQLIPQGGARSIGLQMIAATGLLIPVSWLPSLLGYTGTPYLVGATLLGAAFLASAVRATMNMTEESARRVFLTSLLYHPLLLCLMVFDAMRL; encoded by the coding sequence ATGGATCACGCCGCAGTCCGCACCCAGCCTAAAGGTTCACGGCCCAGGGCATACTACGAGCTGACAAAGCCGGGTATCGTTGGGTACGTGATGGTCACGGCGGGTGCGAGCGCCTTCGTGGGCACTAACGGTGACCTGAGTCTGGCGACCGCCATTCACACCATTTTCGGCACCGGACTCGCGACAGCGGGCGCACTTTCGCTCAACCAGTACGTAGAGCGGGACGCGGACGCGGTGATGCACCGTACACGCGGCCGGCCCCTGCCGACCGGACGGCTCGAGCCCATGGAAGCGCTCGCGTTCGGCAGCGCCCTGCTGATGGGTGGACTCATCTATCTGGCTCTCTTCCTGGGTGCGCTTCCCGCGCTGCTCACGGCAGCGAGCGCTCTTCTGTATCACGCGGTCTACACGCCGCTCAAGAGCCGGTCCTACATGGCGACGCTGGCCGGCTCGGTGCCGGGCGCGCTCCCGATGCTCATCGGGTGGACAGCCGGAACCGGCACGATCAATCAGGGTGGACTCGCCCTTTTTGCGATCGGATACTTGTGGCAACTACCTCACGTGCTCGGCCTCGCATGGATGCTCCGGGAGGACTACGCGCGCGTCGGCTTTCAGCTCATCCCGCAGGGCGGAGCCCGGTCGATCGGGCTGCAGATGATCGCCGCGACTGGCCTCCTGATCCCTGTAAGCTGGTTGCCGTCTCTGCTCGGCTACACAGGAACTCCATATCTCGTCGGCGCCACGCTGCTCGGAGCAGCCTTTCTGGCGTCCGCGGTGCGGGCGACCATGAACATGACGGAGGAATCGGCGCGGCGCGTCTTCCTGACGTCGCTGCTTTATCATCCGCTCCTGCTCTGCCTGATGGTGTTCGACGCGATGAGGCTGTGA
- a CDS encoding P1 family peptidase — translation MICPSVRRLFIATLLITACAVTPGATHGQDLDRPRARDLGIVVGVFDPGTHNAITDVAGVRVGHTTVIEEPNVRTGVTAILPHSGNAYLSRVPAAIHVGNGYGKLLGVTQVRELGEMETPILLTCTLCVWKAADAMVEWMIGLDGMEAVRSLNALVGETNDGGLNDIRRRPITPEHVVAALENASAGPVVEGAIGAGAGTVAFGWKGGIGTSSRVLPESLGGYTIGVLVQSNFGGILQIDGAPVGQELGQYAFSSQVGSDADYDPRADVQEWGSIMMVVATDAPLSDRNLERVARRAVMGLSRTGSYASNGSGDYVIAFSTSEAVRRSPSGGVRSFDSVSNGGMSSLFEATIEATEEAIYNSLFKAETVTSNGMTVEALPVEATVEILRRYGVVR, via the coding sequence GTGATCTGTCCAAGCGTTCGTCGGCTCTTCATCGCGACACTACTGATCACGGCGTGCGCTGTGACTCCCGGAGCTACCCACGGTCAGGACCTGGACCGGCCCCGAGCACGAGACCTCGGCATCGTCGTAGGGGTCTTCGATCCGGGAACGCACAACGCGATCACCGATGTAGCCGGGGTCCGAGTCGGACACACGACCGTCATCGAAGAGCCAAACGTGCGCACGGGGGTGACCGCCATCCTTCCACACTCGGGCAACGCCTACCTGTCACGCGTTCCCGCAGCAATCCACGTCGGCAACGGGTACGGAAAGCTTCTCGGAGTGACCCAAGTCCGAGAACTCGGAGAAATGGAGACGCCGATTCTGCTCACGTGTACGCTGTGTGTATGGAAGGCAGCGGACGCCATGGTCGAGTGGATGATCGGTCTCGATGGCATGGAAGCGGTCCGTTCTCTGAACGCCCTAGTGGGCGAAACGAACGATGGTGGTCTCAACGACATCCGCCGACGACCCATCACGCCCGAGCATGTTGTCGCAGCGCTCGAGAACGCTTCGGCCGGTCCGGTAGTCGAGGGTGCAATCGGAGCCGGTGCTGGCACGGTCGCGTTCGGCTGGAAAGGTGGGATCGGGACGAGCAGCCGAGTGCTCCCCGAGAGCCTTGGCGGCTATACCATAGGGGTCCTCGTGCAGTCTAATTTCGGCGGCATCCTCCAGATCGATGGAGCGCCGGTCGGTCAGGAACTCGGCCAGTACGCCTTCTCCTCCCAGGTCGGATCTGATGCAGACTATGACCCACGGGCTGATGTGCAGGAGTGGGGTTCGATCATGATGGTCGTAGCCACCGATGCGCCGCTCTCCGACCGCAATCTGGAGCGGGTAGCGCGCAGGGCGGTCATGGGCCTGTCGCGCACCGGCTCTTACGCCAGCAACGGTTCAGGCGACTACGTCATCGCGTTCTCGACCTCCGAAGCCGTCCGAAGGAGTCCTTCCGGGGGAGTGCGGAGCTTCGACTCGGTCTCGAACGGCGGGATGAGCTCTCTCTTTGAAGCGACCATCGAGGCAACGGAAGAAGCGATCTACAACTCGCTCTTCAAGGCGGAGACGGTCACCAGCAACGGGATGACCGTTGAGGCGCTCCCCGTCGAAGCCACCGTTGAGATCCTCAGGCGTTATGGGGTGGTTCGATGA
- a CDS encoding CoA transferase — translation MTGPLQGVRVIELAHIMAGPVCGLMLADMGADVIKIERLPNGDGTRGFVPPDVDGESAAFMMLNRGKRGIALDLRSEEGVEIVRKLLADADVVIENFRVGTMERMGLDWATLSAANPRLVYGQITGFGRTGPLADQGGFDLIAQGYSGLMSVTGEGGGRSPVKVGAPVTDITAGILAAFGIASALFERARTGQGRLVDTSLLEAGIAHTYWQSAISLASGTSPGALGTAHPLAAPYQAFETSDGWINVGASNEGTWRSLTTAIDRPDLGEDERFGTNADRMRNLPALIQEVSPEFRARKSDEWLARLTESGVPAGPIASIGEMLEHPQTLARDMVLEVDHSRLGPVRSVGNPVKIDDRSVVSDRGAPLFGEHTREVLEEAGLAREEIESVLASGVGYALES, via the coding sequence ATGACTGGACCGCTCCAGGGCGTACGGGTCATCGAGCTGGCGCATATCATGGCTGGCCCGGTTTGCGGGCTGATGCTCGCCGACATGGGCGCCGACGTGATCAAGATCGAACGGCTTCCGAACGGGGATGGGACGAGGGGTTTCGTACCGCCTGATGTGGACGGAGAGTCAGCGGCGTTCATGATGCTCAACCGAGGCAAGCGGGGGATCGCTCTCGATCTGCGCTCCGAGGAGGGCGTGGAGATCGTCCGTAAACTCCTCGCCGATGCTGATGTCGTGATCGAGAATTTCCGCGTCGGGACCATGGAGCGGATGGGGCTAGACTGGGCGACGCTATCGGCGGCGAATCCACGGCTCGTTTACGGCCAGATCACTGGCTTCGGGCGCACCGGGCCGTTGGCCGATCAAGGTGGATTCGACCTGATTGCGCAAGGTTACTCGGGGTTGATGAGCGTAACCGGGGAGGGAGGTGGGCGGAGCCCCGTGAAGGTCGGCGCGCCGGTCACGGACATCACCGCTGGTATTCTTGCTGCCTTTGGAATTGCGTCCGCGCTCTTCGAGCGTGCAAGGACGGGGCAGGGGCGCCTTGTTGACACGTCTCTGCTGGAGGCCGGGATCGCGCACACGTATTGGCAGAGCGCTATTTCGCTCGCGTCAGGGACGTCGCCAGGTGCGTTAGGTACGGCGCACCCGCTGGCCGCTCCGTATCAGGCGTTCGAAACGTCCGATGGCTGGATCAATGTCGGTGCGTCCAATGAGGGCACATGGCGCAGCCTGACAACGGCGATCGACCGCCCTGACCTCGGCGAGGACGAACGCTTCGGCACCAACGCGGACAGGATGCGAAACCTCCCTGCTCTGATCCAAGAGGTTTCGCCGGAATTCCGCGCGCGTAAATCTGATGAGTGGCTCGCTCGCTTGACCGAGTCCGGAGTCCCCGCGGGGCCGATCGCATCGATTGGAGAGATGCTCGAGCACCCACAAACGCTCGCTCGTGACATGGTATTGGAGGTCGATCACAGCAGGCTTGGTCCGGTCCGGTCCGTCGGGAATCCGGTGAAGATCGATGACCGATCCGTCGTTTCAGATCGTGGCGCGCCGCTCTTCGGTGAGCACACCCGCGAGGTTCTCGAAGAGGCGGGGCTTGCCAGGGAAGAGATCGAGTCAGTACTCGCTTCTGGAGTGGGGTACGCGCTGGAATCCTGA
- a CDS encoding enoyl-CoA hydratase-related protein: MSALVHVEVDTPIATVRFDGPERHNVLDVDGWVAVAAAFREISAIDEVRCIAVRGTGGRAFSAGSDIRAFDTQRSTPEDVRIYSDAIAAAMYAIRVCRHPTVALIEGLCVGGGLEIAACCDLRVCGESSLFGAPINRLGLTMSHEELEPLVRLLGAAPVLEILLTGDLINAERAQQCGLVNRVHPDAAVVEHGYGLVARIATGAPLVNRWHKKFVRRVLERRPVRDTERDEAQEAFETEDYLEGRRAFLEKRDPDFRGH; this comes from the coding sequence ATGAGTGCTCTCGTTCACGTCGAGGTCGACACGCCGATCGCGACCGTTCGGTTCGATGGTCCGGAACGGCACAATGTTCTTGACGTCGACGGTTGGGTAGCTGTGGCCGCCGCTTTTCGTGAGATCTCGGCGATTGACGAGGTGCGGTGCATTGCGGTTCGGGGCACTGGAGGGAGGGCGTTTTCGGCCGGTTCTGACATCCGGGCTTTTGATACACAGCGTTCAACTCCGGAGGATGTACGGATCTACTCGGACGCAATCGCCGCTGCCATGTATGCGATTCGGGTGTGCAGGCACCCCACCGTCGCGCTCATCGAAGGATTGTGCGTCGGAGGAGGCCTTGAAATCGCGGCATGTTGTGATCTTCGCGTTTGCGGTGAGTCCAGCCTTTTTGGTGCCCCGATCAATCGCCTCGGGCTCACGATGTCTCACGAGGAACTCGAGCCACTCGTGAGACTCCTCGGAGCGGCTCCCGTCCTCGAGATCCTCCTGACCGGAGATCTCATCAACGCGGAACGGGCTCAGCAATGCGGTCTGGTGAACCGCGTTCATCCTGATGCTGCCGTCGTCGAGCACGGATATGGCCTCGTCGCTCGCATCGCAACGGGCGCGCCGTTGGTGAATCGCTGGCACAAGAAATTCGTTCGCCGGGTCCTAGAGCGGCGGCCGGTCAGAGACACGGAGCGAGACGAGGCCCAAGAGGCCTTTGAAACCGAGGATTACCTCGAAGGGCGGCGTGCCTTTCTCGAGAAGCGGGACCCCGATTTCCGCGGGCATTGA